A part of Oscillatoria sp. FACHB-1406 genomic DNA contains:
- a CDS encoding DUF2281 domain-containing protein produces the protein MTIEATILKNVEKLPDSVKQAVLLYTEFLVSQYANGKPEEAQEKPKKKRFAGSMKGTFVLPLPDDFDEPLEDFKDYM, from the coding sequence ATGACAATAGAAGCCACTATTTTGAAAAATGTAGAAAAGCTGCCTGACTCCGTAAAACAAGCAGTTCTTTTGTATACCGAATTTCTGGTCAGTCAATATGCTAATGGAAAGCCTGAAGAAGCACAGGAAAAGCCTAAAAAGAAACGTTTTGCAGGCTCGATGAAGGGAACATTTGTTTTACCTTTACCGGATGACTTTGATGAGCCGTTAGAAGATTTCAAGGACTATATGTAA
- a CDS encoding type II toxin-antitoxin system VapC family toxin, which produces MPSLLLDTHTFIWLSENDSNLPVSTRDRIEETEDVFVSIASFWEISIKLTIGKLSLQADFDEIEARFAETRFQLLPILMRDTVQLRRLPLHHRDPFDRILVAQAINHSLALVSADAAFDAYPIQRVWI; this is translated from the coding sequence ATGCCCTCTCTTTTGCTAGATACTCACACATTTATCTGGTTGTCAGAAAACGATTCTAATTTGCCAGTTTCTACGCGAGACAGGATTGAGGAGACAGAGGACGTATTTGTTAGTATTGCAAGTTTTTGGGAGATTTCAATTAAGCTAACAATTGGTAAACTCTCTTTGCAGGCTGACTTTGATGAAATTGAAGCAAGGTTTGCAGAAACACGCTTTCAATTATTACCGATTTTGATGAGGGATACGGTTCAACTTCGTCGATTGCCTCTTCATCATCGCGACCCATTCGATCGCATTCTTGTCGCCCAAGCAATCAATCATTCTCTAGCTCTTGTGAGTGCGGATGCGGCTTTTGATGCTTATCCAATTCAGCGAGTGTGGATATGA
- a CDS encoding type ISP restriction/modification enzyme → MNTAKIFYFTLQDEQTKEEKLDWFERTRFEDIPFDRVTPDCKANWINLTDNDFDSLLPLIDKAVKAGKSQEAVFQLFSAGVKTQRDEWVYDFSKDALIERMKYFVEVYQERLEQGKRRELDIKWDRELNKYIERKIPKKYKYSSVVLSSWRPFIKKYFYSDKHFNGMTYQIPNIFNQDRKNATIQILVLTKYAISVAGTKKTAFFTLLCKFILFVAYKYKTALNASSAPEYLQEDNAVIFCTDVGTQSPFILTAADCIPNLHLVGTTAQCLPLYRYDENGNRIDNITDWGLTQFQTHYNDSTITKEAIFHYTYAVLHHPTYRSKYELNLKREFPRLPFYPDFQQWAAWGKELMDLHLNYETIEPYPLRRIEKGSAKAKSEAAVQESLLPTAAPDSSKPIKPTVPKAKLKAEKTEGKILVDTATTLEGVPAIAWEYKLGNRCALEWILDQYKEKKPKDPTIAKLFNTYKFADYKESVIDLLQRVCTVSIKTMELIKQMPTE, encoded by the coding sequence ATGAATACGGCCAAAATTTTCTACTTTACTTTACAGGACGAGCAAACCAAGGAAGAAAAGCTCGATTGGTTCGAGCGGACGCGATTTGAGGATATTCCGTTCGATCGCGTTACGCCGGATTGCAAGGCGAATTGGATTAATTTAACGGATAACGATTTTGATAGTTTATTGCCGTTGATTGATAAGGCGGTTAAAGCGGGAAAATCTCAGGAGGCAGTTTTTCAGCTTTTTTCAGCAGGAGTCAAGACTCAACGAGACGAGTGGGTATACGACTTCTCAAAAGATGCTTTGATTGAGCGGATGAAGTATTTTGTGGAAGTTTATCAAGAGCGTTTAGAACAAGGAAAAAGACGAGAACTTGATATTAAGTGGGATCGAGAACTGAATAAGTACATAGAACGTAAAATCCCAAAAAAATATAAGTATAGTTCAGTAGTGCTTAGTTCGTGGCGGCCATTTATAAAAAAATATTTTTATTCGGATAAACATTTCAATGGGATGACTTATCAAATCCCTAACATTTTCAATCAGGACAGAAAAAACGCAACTATTCAGATTCTAGTGTTGACAAAATATGCAATTTCTGTAGCTGGTACAAAAAAAACGGCATTTTTTACTCTGCTCTGTAAATTTATCTTATTTGTTGCATATAAGTATAAAACAGCTTTAAATGCAAGCTCAGCCCCTGAATACTTACAAGAAGACAATGCAGTAATTTTCTGTACAGACGTTGGCACGCAATCACCTTTTATTTTAACGGCAGCAGACTGTATTCCTAATTTGCATTTAGTGGGTACTACTGCCCAATGCCTTCCCCTCTACCGCTACGACGAAAACGGAAACCGCATCGATAACATCACCGATTGGGGTTTAACCCAATTCCAAACCCATTACAACGACTCCACCATTACCAAAGAAGCCATCTTCCATTACACTTACGCCGTTCTCCACCACCCCACCTACCGCAGCAAATACGAACTCAATCTCAAACGAGAATTTCCTCGTCTCCCCTTCTATCCCGACTTCCAGCAATGGGCAGCTTGGGGCAAAGAGTTGATGGATTTGCACTTGAACTATGAAACCATCGAACCTTATCCTTTACGCCGAATTGAGAAAGGTTCCGCGAAGGCAAAAAGCGAAGCAGCCGTGCAAGAATCTCTGCTTCCGACAGCCGCCCCTGACTCCAGTAAACCGATTAAACCCACGGTTCCTAAAGCAAAATTGAAGGCGGAGAAAACTGAGGGAAAAATACTTGTGGATACGGCGACGACATTAGAGGGGGTTCCCGCGATCGCGTGGGAATACAAACTTGGCAACCGCTGCGCCCTAGAATGGATACTCGACCAATATAAAGAGAAAAAACCGAAAGACCCGACGATCGCGAAACTTTTCAATACTTACAAGTTTGCTGACTATAAGGAGTCCGTGATTGACCTGTTGCAACGGGTTTGCACCGTCAGTATCAAAACAATGGAACTCATTAAACAAATGCCAACCGAGTGA
- the secA gene encoding preprotein translocase subunit SecA, translating to MFKNLLGDPNARKLKKYQPLVADVTLLEEEIQALSDDQLRGKTAEFRAKLEKATSDRIEKEILEDILPEAFAVVREAAKRVLGMRHFDVQVLGGMVLHDGQIAEMRTGEGKTLVATLPSYLNALSGKGVHVVTVNDYLARRDAEWMGQVHRFLGLSVGLIQSGMNPAERKTNYACDITYATNSELGFDYLRDNMATAMSDVVQRPFNYCIIDEVDSILIDEARTPLIISGQVERPTEKYMRAAEIARELVRQAEEGDGLDYEVDEKARNVLMTDEGFAKAERLLGVTDLYDPNDPWAHYIFNAIKAKELFIADVNYIVRNGEVVIVDEFTGRVLQGRRWSDGLHQAIEAKEKVEIQNETQTLATITYQNFFLLYPKLAGMTGTAKTEEAEIEKIYKLQVTIIPTNLISKRQDLSDVVYRTEPAKWQAVAEECAEMHQQGRPVLVGTTSVEKSELLSDLLHKKGIPHNLLNARPENVERESEIVAQAGRKGAVTIATNMAGRGTDIILGGNSDYMARLKVREYFMPKIVMPEDTDALVAPGFGRKRDRSQGFGGDMKKKKTWKATVDLFPTELSPQTEELLESAVNFAVQQYGLQSLGELEAEDKLAVASENAPTSDPVVEKLREVYKRIRKEYDQFTRREHDEVVSCGGLHVIGTERHESRRVDNQLRGRAGRQGDPGSTKFFLSLDDNLLRIFGGDRVAGLMKAFQVEDDMPIESKMLTRSLEGAQKKVETFYYDTRKQVFEYDEVMNNQRRAIYAERRRVLEGLDLKEQVIGYAERTMDDIVDVFVNPELPPEEWELDKVVEKVKEFIYLLEDLQPSHLEDMTVSEIKTFLHEEVRKAYDLKENQIEQIQPGLMRQAERFFILQQIDTLWREHLQAMDGLRESIGLRGYGQKDPLIEYKQEGYEMFLEVMTDIRRNVVYSLFQFQPQVPQAV from the coding sequence ATGTTTAAAAATCTCTTAGGCGACCCTAACGCCCGCAAGCTCAAAAAATATCAACCCCTCGTCGCCGACGTAACCTTGCTCGAAGAAGAGATTCAAGCGCTCTCCGACGACCAACTGCGCGGGAAAACCGCAGAGTTTAGGGCAAAATTAGAGAAAGCTACGAGCGATCGCATCGAAAAAGAAATCCTCGAGGACATCCTCCCCGAAGCCTTTGCCGTCGTGCGCGAAGCCGCCAAGCGCGTCCTCGGAATGCGCCACTTCGACGTACAAGTCCTCGGCGGAATGGTACTCCACGACGGACAAATCGCCGAAATGCGAACTGGCGAAGGAAAAACCCTCGTTGCCACCCTCCCTTCTTACCTCAACGCCCTCTCCGGTAAAGGCGTTCACGTCGTCACCGTCAACGACTACCTCGCCCGTCGCGACGCAGAATGGATGGGACAAGTCCATCGCTTCCTCGGATTGAGCGTCGGCCTAATTCAATCGGGAATGAACCCCGCCGAACGCAAAACCAACTACGCCTGCGACATCACCTACGCTACCAACAGCGAACTCGGCTTCGACTACCTGCGCGACAACATGGCCACCGCCATGAGTGACGTAGTGCAGCGTCCCTTCAACTACTGCATCATCGACGAAGTAGACTCGATTCTCATCGACGAAGCGCGCACCCCCCTAATTATCTCCGGGCAGGTCGAACGACCCACGGAAAAATACATGAGAGCCGCCGAAATCGCTCGAGAACTGGTTCGCCAAGCCGAAGAAGGCGACGGACTCGACTACGAAGTCGATGAAAAAGCGCGCAACGTCCTCATGACCGACGAAGGCTTCGCCAAAGCCGAACGCTTGCTCGGCGTGACCGACCTCTACGACCCCAACGACCCTTGGGCGCACTACATTTTCAACGCCATCAAAGCCAAAGAACTCTTCATCGCCGACGTAAATTACATCGTTCGTAACGGCGAAGTCGTCATCGTCGATGAATTTACCGGACGGGTACTGCAAGGACGGCGTTGGAGCGATGGATTGCATCAAGCCATCGAAGCCAAAGAAAAGGTTGAAATTCAAAACGAAACCCAAACCCTCGCCACCATCACCTACCAAAACTTCTTCCTCCTCTATCCCAAACTGGCGGGGATGACCGGGACGGCGAAAACCGAAGAAGCAGAAATTGAAAAGATTTACAAACTGCAAGTCACCATCATTCCGACCAACCTGATTTCCAAACGGCAGGACTTATCCGATGTTGTCTATCGCACCGAACCGGCAAAATGGCAAGCCGTCGCCGAAGAATGCGCCGAAATGCACCAACAGGGTCGCCCGGTTTTAGTCGGAACGACCAGCGTTGAAAAGTCCGAGTTGCTTTCAGATTTGCTCCACAAAAAAGGCATTCCTCATAACCTCCTCAACGCGCGCCCGGAAAACGTCGAACGGGAGTCGGAAATCGTCGCCCAAGCGGGACGCAAAGGAGCCGTTACCATCGCCACGAACATGGCAGGACGCGGAACCGATATCATTTTGGGCGGTAACTCCGACTACATGGCGCGATTGAAAGTGCGGGAATACTTCATGCCGAAAATCGTCATGCCAGAAGATACGGATGCCCTCGTTGCTCCCGGTTTCGGACGCAAGCGAGACCGCTCCCAAGGGTTTGGCGGCGACATGAAAAAGAAGAAAACTTGGAAAGCAACCGTCGATCTTTTCCCGACCGAACTGTCTCCTCAAACCGAAGAATTATTGGAAAGTGCGGTTAATTTTGCCGTTCAACAATACGGACTGCAAAGTTTAGGAGAATTGGAAGCGGAAGATAAGTTGGCAGTGGCTTCGGAAAATGCTCCGACTAGCGACCCCGTGGTTGAAAAGCTGCGGGAAGTTTACAAGCGCATCCGTAAAGAATACGACCAATTTACGCGCCGCGAACACGATGAAGTCGTTTCTTGTGGCGGGTTGCACGTCATTGGGACGGAACGCCACGAATCGCGTCGCGTCGATAACCAATTGCGGGGACGCGCCGGACGGCAAGGCGACCCCGGTTCGACAAAGTTTTTCCTCAGTTTGGATGATAACCTGCTGCGGATTTTTGGGGGCGATCGCGTTGCCGGTTTGATGAAAGCCTTCCAAGTCGAAGACGATATGCCCATCGAGTCGAAAATGCTGACTCGTTCTCTTGAAGGCGCGCAGAAAAAGGTCGAAACCTTCTACTACGACACCCGCAAACAGGTGTTCGAGTACGACGAAGTGATGAACAATCAGCGCCGCGCCATTTATGCCGAACGTCGCCGCGTTTTGGAAGGATTAGACCTCAAAGAACAGGTCATCGGTTACGCCGAACGGACGATGGACGATATCGTGGATGTTTTCGTTAACCCCGAACTGCCGCCGGAAGAGTGGGAACTCGATAAAGTGGTCGAGAAAGTGAAAGAGTTTATTTATCTGTTGGAAGATTTGCAACCGTCCCATTTAGAAGATATGACGGTGAGCGAAATTAAAACTTTCTTACACGAAGAAGTTCGCAAAGCTTACGACCTTAAAGAGAATCAAATCGAACAGATTCAACCCGGTTTGATGCGACAGGCAGAACGGTTCTTTATCTTGCAGCAAATCGATACCTTGTGGCGGGAACACCTGCAAGCAATGGATGGATTACGCGAATCGATTGGGTTGCGCGGTTACGGTCAAAAAGACCCGTTAATCGAGTACAAGCAGGAAGGCTACGAAATGTTCTTGGAGGTGATGACCGATATTCGTCGTAATGTCGTGTATTCGCTGTTCCAGTTCCAGCCGCAAGTCCCGCAAGCGGTTTAA
- a CDS encoding DJ-1/PfpI family protein, with the protein MVGRKILMLVGDFVEDYEVMVPFQALQMVGHTVHAICPDKKAGEKVRTAIHDFEGDQTYSEKPGHNFMLNASFAEIRAEDYDALVIPGGRAPEYLRLNPKVIAIAQHFATSNKPIAAICHGAQLLAAAGALKGKRCSAYPACGPDVNLAGGEYVDLEVEDAIVDGNLVTAPAWPAHPKWLAEFLKLL; encoded by the coding sequence ATGGTAGGACGAAAAATCTTAATGTTAGTGGGGGACTTCGTAGAAGATTACGAAGTTATGGTTCCCTTCCAAGCTTTGCAGATGGTCGGTCATACCGTTCATGCCATCTGCCCGGATAAAAAAGCCGGTGAAAAAGTCAGGACAGCAATTCACGATTTTGAGGGCGACCAAACCTATAGCGAAAAACCCGGTCACAACTTTATGCTCAATGCAAGTTTCGCCGAGATTCGCGCTGAAGATTATGATGCGTTAGTAATTCCCGGAGGACGCGCGCCAGAATACCTGCGTCTCAATCCCAAGGTTATCGCGATCGCGCAGCACTTCGCCACGTCTAATAAGCCCATTGCAGCCATCTGTCACGGCGCGCAACTCCTTGCCGCAGCGGGCGCGCTCAAAGGTAAGCGATGTTCGGCTTATCCCGCCTGCGGTCCCGACGTGAATCTAGCGGGTGGAGAATACGTCGATCTGGAAGTAGAAGATGCGATCGTCGATGGTAACTTAGTGACAGCCCCCGCTTGGCCCGCCCACCCTAAATGGTTGGCAGAATTCTTAAAATTGCTTTGA
- a CDS encoding pre-16S rRNA-processing nuclease YqgF, which yields MILGFDPGRDKCGIAVKDSKGQLYYHQVVDSESAIATCQTLCQKYPVTQIVMGDRTTSKTWNAQLSEKVKVPVALVDEHNSTMEARDRYWEMYPPKGLTRLLPQGMRVPPRPVDDIVAILLIERYLKR from the coding sequence ATGATATTAGGATTCGATCCGGGGCGCGATAAGTGCGGTATTGCTGTTAAAGATAGCAAGGGGCAATTGTATTACCATCAAGTTGTCGATTCGGAAAGCGCGATCGCGACTTGTCAAACGCTCTGCCAAAAGTATCCCGTAACCCAGATCGTTATGGGCGATCGCACGACTTCAAAAACCTGGAATGCACAATTGTCAGAAAAAGTCAAGGTTCCGGTCGCCTTAGTAGACGAACATAATAGTACGATGGAAGCGCGCGATCGCTACTGGGAGATGTACCCCCCCAAAGGGTTAACTCGCCTCCTGCCCCAAGGAATGCGCGTTCCGCCGCGTCCTGTTGACGATATCGTTGCCATTCTTCTCATCGAACGCTACTTAAAACGTTAA
- a CDS encoding DUF3084 domain-containing protein — MLTSAAILLIALLILGGAIAVLGDRLGTKVGKARLRLFGLRPRQTATVVTVLTGTAISASTLAILFTFSKPLRQGVFEIDEILKQKRIAETDLGAVRDEKARVEEELAKVTEDRRKVQEGLLSARTLFDRTNKEVTGLKGEVKGLRVERQNLAAQRQTLVRQRDELAQRLARERQALLKQRDDLLRAFQLERERVNQERQKLTAQRDELLARLPELQGRVRGQEQELNQRLDIIRQKQQQIAAQDAILQQREKSLQQLQVRQQALQAELDRRDEKIAERDREAAERDRAIAKLDEQISQRDATLMQREASLKQSEERLSLLQEQIASLAQDYQGLRQGNVAIARGQVLGFGVLRIVNPAAAKDAIDQLLRQANRNAISATRPNNNSDFSDRVVQISQAQVEELTQRIDDGQDYVIRILSAGNYVEQEKNVFVVADAALNREIFRQEEAIAAVTLEAAAASRMQLENQLDLLLATSQFRARRAGLLGEIRVGEGEITTLEQVGALTNFIEQIMKTKEPIDSIQAIAVETAYTSGPLKLKLVAMQRGSVVFSTQS; from the coding sequence ATGCTCACTAGCGCTGCTATTTTATTGATCGCCCTTCTAATTTTAGGGGGTGCGATCGCGGTATTGGGCGATCGCTTGGGGACGAAGGTGGGCAAGGCGCGCTTGCGACTGTTTGGCCTTCGTCCGCGCCAAACGGCGACGGTGGTAACGGTTTTGACGGGAACGGCAATTTCGGCTTCGACTTTGGCAATCCTGTTTACATTCAGCAAACCCCTACGTCAGGGCGTTTTTGAAATTGATGAGATTCTCAAGCAAAAACGCATTGCAGAAACCGATTTAGGGGCGGTAAGAGACGAGAAGGCGCGGGTCGAGGAGGAACTCGCGAAGGTAACGGAGGATCGGCGCAAGGTGCAAGAAGGGCTGCTCTCAGCGCGAACTTTATTCGATCGCACTAATAAAGAGGTGACGGGTTTAAAAGGCGAGGTGAAAGGGTTGCGCGTCGAGCGTCAAAACTTGGCAGCACAGCGCCAAACCCTCGTCCGCCAGCGCGACGAATTGGCGCAACGATTGGCTCGGGAACGCCAAGCCCTGCTGAAACAGCGGGATGACTTGCTGCGCGCCTTTCAACTCGAGCGCGAACGAGTTAACCAGGAGCGTCAAAAATTAACGGCACAGCGCGACGAACTGCTTGCCCGACTGCCAGAACTCCAAGGGCGCGTGCGCGGACAGGAACAAGAACTCAACCAACGCCTTGATATCATTCGCCAGAAACAGCAACAAATTGCCGCCCAAGATGCGATTTTGCAACAGCGCGAGAAGAGTTTGCAACAGTTGCAAGTTCGCCAGCAGGCGTTGCAAGCGGAGTTAGATCGGCGCGATGAAAAGATTGCGGAACGCGATCGCGAGGCAGCCGAACGCGATCGCGCTATTGCTAAACTCGACGAGCAAATTTCCCAACGGGATGCGACTTTAATGCAACGAGAAGCATCTTTGAAACAATCGGAGGAACGCTTGAGCTTGTTGCAAGAGCAGATTGCTTCCCTCGCCCAAGACTACCAAGGATTGCGCCAGGGAAATGTCGCGATCGCGCGGGGACAGGTTCTCGGCTTCGGCGTGCTGCGAATTGTCAATCCGGCGGCGGCGAAGGATGCGATCGATCAGTTGCTTCGCCAAGCCAATCGTAACGCGATCTCCGCTACCCGCCCCAATAATAATAGCGATTTTAGCGATCGCGTCGTTCAAATTTCCCAGGCGCAAGTAGAGGAATTGACTCAGCGCATCGACGACGGCCAAGATTACGTGATTCGCATCCTTTCTGCTGGGAACTATGTGGAGCAGGAAAAAAATGTCTTTGTCGTTGCCGATGCAGCCCTGAATCGAGAGATTTTCAGACAAGAGGAAGCGATCGCTGCTGTTACTTTAGAAGCCGCCGCTGCGAGTCGGATGCAACTCGAAAATCAACTCGATTTATTACTAGCAACCTCTCAGTTTCGCGCTCGTCGGGCGGGATTACTCGGTGAAATTCGGGTGGGCGAAGGCGAAATTACAACCTTAGAACAAGTGGGAGCGCTGACCAATTTTATCGAGCAGATTATGAAAACAAAAGAGCCAATTGATAGTATTCAAGCGATTGCAGTCGAAACGGCTTATACTTCCGGCCCGTTAAAGTTAAAATTGGTAGCAATGCAACGCGGTTCGGTTGTATTTAGTACGCAATCTTAA
- the ntcA gene encoding global nitrogen regulator NtcA translates to MDLSVSQDKPLATVFRQIGSGSFPPVVETCDRGKTIFFPGDPAERVYFLLKGAVKLSRVYEAGEEITVALLRENSVFGVLSLITGQHSDRFYHAVAFTPVELLSAPIEQFEKALKDNPDLSMLMLRGLSSRILQTEMMIETLAHRDMGSRLVSFLLILCRDFGVPTQEGIRIDLKLSHQAIAEAIGSTRVTVTRLLGDLRQEKMISIHKKKITVHNPVALSQQFT, encoded by the coding sequence ATTGGAAGCGGCTCGTTTCCGCCTGTTGTCGAAACTTGCGATCGCGGTAAAACCATTTTCTTCCCTGGCGATCCCGCCGAGCGCGTTTATTTCTTGCTCAAAGGCGCGGTGAAACTTTCGCGAGTGTACGAAGCCGGTGAAGAAATTACCGTGGCGCTGCTGCGGGAAAATAGCGTTTTTGGCGTACTGTCTTTAATTACCGGACAGCACTCCGATCGCTTTTATCACGCCGTCGCGTTTACCCCCGTCGAGTTGCTGTCGGCTCCCATCGAACAGTTTGAAAAAGCCCTTAAGGATAATCCCGATCTGTCGATGCTGATGTTGCGAGGTTTATCGTCGCGCATCTTGCAAACGGAGATGATGATTGAAACGCTGGCGCATCGCGATATGGGATCGCGCTTGGTGAGTTTTCTATTGATTCTCTGTCGGGATTTTGGCGTTCCGACCCAAGAGGGGATTCGCATTGACTTAAAATTGTCCCACCAAGCGATCGCCGAAGCGATCGGTTCGACTCGCGTCACCGTAACTCGCCTGTTGGGCGATTTGCGCCAAGAAAAGATGATCTCGATTCACAAGAAAAAAATTACGGTTCACAATCCCGTCGCCCTCAGCCAACAATTTACCTAA